Proteins found in one Paenibacillus borealis genomic segment:
- a CDS encoding carbohydrate ABC transporter permease yields the protein MEKKRTNPIILIVLSLFSLACLIPFWLVFMISVADEDWVTANGYSFWPGKFSLVAYQYLFEDAGKILRAYGVSASVTLIGVVVSLFVTSAMAYALSRKEFPLRGALSFYILITMLFSGGLLPWYLVYTRFLHVQDTLMALIIPGLIGGFNVIIMRTFFTNSIPPSLIDSSQIDGAGEFRTYFSIILPLSLPVMATIGLFTTVSYWNDWFTSLVFIQNEKLFSLQYLLTKTLMNASFLQTIANKAYSSTAQVTTPLESIRMAMAMIAIGPLVLVFPFLQKYFVKGLTVGAVKG from the coding sequence ATGGAGAAAAAACGAACCAATCCCATTATCCTTATCGTCCTGTCATTGTTCAGTCTTGCCTGCCTGATCCCGTTCTGGCTTGTATTTATGATATCGGTTGCTGATGAAGACTGGGTAACTGCGAATGGATACAGCTTCTGGCCCGGCAAATTCAGCCTTGTCGCTTATCAGTATTTATTTGAAGATGCCGGGAAAATATTGCGGGCTTACGGTGTGTCTGCCTCGGTAACGCTCATTGGAGTTGTCGTCAGTCTGTTTGTGACTTCGGCCATGGCCTATGCATTGTCGCGGAAAGAGTTCCCGCTCAGAGGTGCCCTGAGCTTCTACATCCTGATCACCATGCTGTTCTCGGGCGGCTTGCTGCCCTGGTATCTTGTCTACACCCGGTTCCTGCATGTTCAGGATACGCTGATGGCGCTTATCATTCCGGGTCTGATCGGCGGCTTCAATGTTATCATTATGCGGACCTTCTTCACGAACAGCATACCGCCTTCCCTAATTGATTCCTCTCAGATCGACGGGGCAGGTGAATTCCGGACATATTTCAGCATTATTCTGCCGCTGTCCTTGCCTGTAATGGCTACAATCGGGTTATTCACCACCGTATCCTACTGGAATGACTGGTTTACAAGCCTGGTCTTCATCCAGAATGAGAAGCTGTTCTCGCTGCAATATCTTTTGACCAAAACCTTAATGAACGCTTCGTTCCTGCAGACGATTGCCAATAAGGCATACAGCTCAACCGCACAGGTCACAACGCCGCTTGAATCTATCCGGATGGCGATGGCGATGATTGCAATCGGACCGCTGGTGCTGGTATTTCCTTTCCTGCAGAAGTATTTCGTCAAAGGCCTTACCGTAGGCGCTGTGAAAGGCTGA
- a CDS encoding ABC transporter substrate-binding protein, whose product MKWLKKSSVVLSSLVLTSVVAAGCGGNNAANSPAGTAQPGSAASSGLKPYEVVMVFPDAPQNDNQRVQDAMNDYLAKTYPEMNMTVKLNPIDWGAWSDKTNLMMASGDKMDLLFTADWLGFQQQVTKGGLLPLDDLLAKYGPDIEAVEKDYHGPAKRGGKLYGIHTHQELGGAQGVYLNKELVDKYNFDLTALKSGKVEDLEPMLQTIKENEPGITPLVAPSFPLEAYYSSTNLDSIVSIAAINTVGTAADDYTVINSYTTPRYMELAKLTNKWYKAGYINKDALTPGLDAWKKIQAGKGFAFVSDMDIIADMEIGKAAVSPNGSIKAGREMLQIPLNIDRLQTGKMTATMYAISKSSEDPERAMMLLNLFYKDKELLTLFNFGIEGTHYVLKDGQVALPEGKTTDNVGYYHDIMWQLGNQMLNYTRVGEDPNKYQNYEKFNEQVSSNPSRIFGFVFDPEPVKNELISIDNANKTFVDGLKSGQLDPEESLPKMLEKQKVAGADKVIAEAQKQLDAWLAENGKK is encoded by the coding sequence ATGAAGTGGTTGAAAAAGAGTTCTGTTGTACTGTCATCGCTTGTGCTGACTTCAGTTGTAGCCGCCGGCTGCGGCGGGAATAATGCTGCAAATTCACCGGCGGGCACAGCCCAGCCGGGAAGCGCGGCCAGCTCCGGATTGAAGCCTTACGAAGTCGTAATGGTATTCCCCGATGCGCCGCAAAATGATAATCAGCGGGTACAGGATGCGATGAATGATTATCTGGCAAAGACCTATCCGGAGATGAACATGACGGTCAAGCTGAATCCCATCGACTGGGGCGCCTGGAGTGATAAAACGAACCTGATGATGGCCTCCGGCGACAAAATGGACCTGCTGTTTACAGCGGATTGGCTCGGGTTCCAGCAACAGGTGACCAAAGGGGGCTTGCTGCCGCTGGATGATTTGCTCGCAAAATACGGCCCGGACATCGAAGCTGTGGAGAAGGACTATCACGGCCCGGCTAAGCGCGGCGGCAAGCTGTACGGTATTCATACCCACCAGGAGCTGGGCGGTGCACAAGGGGTGTATTTGAACAAAGAGCTTGTGGACAAGTACAATTTTGACCTGACTGCACTGAAGTCTGGTAAAGTCGAGGATCTGGAGCCGATGCTCCAGACCATCAAGGAGAACGAACCGGGGATTACGCCTTTAGTGGCACCAAGCTTTCCTCTCGAAGCGTACTATTCATCCACGAATTTGGATTCTATTGTGAGTATTGCAGCGATTAACACCGTGGGAACAGCGGCAGATGATTATACAGTCATCAATTCCTACACGACTCCGCGGTATATGGAGCTTGCCAAGCTTACCAACAAATGGTACAAGGCAGGATACATTAACAAGGATGCACTGACACCCGGTTTGGACGCTTGGAAGAAGATTCAAGCGGGTAAAGGCTTCGCCTTTGTCTCTGATATGGATATTATCGCGGATATGGAGATCGGCAAGGCAGCCGTTTCACCGAATGGTTCGATTAAAGCGGGCCGTGAGATGCTGCAAATTCCGCTTAATATTGACCGTTTGCAGACAGGGAAAATGACAGCAACTATGTATGCGATTTCAAAAAGCTCTGAAGATCCAGAACGTGCCATGATGCTGCTTAACCTTTTCTATAAGGACAAGGAATTGCTGACCCTCTTCAACTTCGGGATTGAAGGAACCCATTATGTGCTCAAAGACGGTCAAGTTGCGCTGCCGGAAGGCAAAACTACAGATAATGTCGGCTACTATCACGATATTATGTGGCAGCTCGGCAATCAAATGCTCAACTATACCCGTGTAGGCGAAGATCCGAATAAATACCAGAACTACGAGAAGTTCAACGAACAGGTTTCTTCTAATCCTTCGCGGATCTTTGGATTTGTCTTCGATCCGGAGCCGGTAAAAAATGAACTGATCTCGATCGACAACGCCAACAAAACCTTTGTTGACGGTCTGAAGTCCGGTCAGCTCGATCCGGAAGAGTCTCTTCCTAAAATGCTGGAAAAACAAAAAGTGGCAGGAGCAGATAAAGTCATCGCGGAAGCGCAAAAGCAGCTGGATGCCTGGCTGGCGGAAAACGGCAAGAAATAA
- a CDS encoding glycoside hydrolase family 66 protein, translated as MDNRILTHIDIYPDQAQYKTGQSGSIIIEVETREKAALQLVVGFYKLEQQVAEERLSISTEPGLRQRVPCPLFTEATEWAGYGVKATVLCNEAVVSTAYTSYDIADHWGRAPRYGFLSDFRSEESGDTRDVDSMNKFHLNVIQFYDWMYRHDDLVPKEDEFIDPMGRTMSYKVVREKVAAVHGKGMAAMAYGAVYAGLKDFLQARPEWGLYNRQGDPFHLIDLFYIMDITPDSPWTDHIVEQFRQAVQAGFDGIHMDQYGFPKKAVRRIGGEEELVDLAECYPALINRTHAAVKEINAEAGVIFNNVGNYPISKTASSDQEALYIEVWPPVVRLRELKGLIDHARSLDPHKPVILSAYLPSFYPEAGHDKEWAENGALLTMASIFASGGYHLLLGEDHGMLTMPYYPDYAVMRPEFAVEVRRYYDFIVRFGVLIQDAQLEDVSYTYTAGVNTEITFEGNVPFAPSGDIDSVWTIIKRKPGYQILQLINLAGLEDDYWEHGKKQRPEAQNDVVCTLLIEQPIECIYTASPDDQAQEVIVLDYEVVPHGQGLAARFTLPSLRIWSMVVVKFSLQE; from the coding sequence ATGGACAATAGAATATTGACACATATAGATATATATCCGGATCAAGCCCAGTACAAAACCGGTCAATCCGGCAGTATTATCATTGAAGTGGAGACCCGGGAGAAAGCGGCTCTGCAACTGGTTGTCGGCTTCTACAAGCTGGAGCAGCAGGTTGCTGAAGAAAGACTTAGCATCAGTACGGAACCAGGCCTGAGACAGAGAGTACCCTGTCCCTTGTTCACTGAAGCTACAGAGTGGGCGGGTTATGGGGTCAAGGCTACAGTTCTGTGCAATGAAGCTGTAGTGTCAACCGCCTATACCTCCTACGATATTGCCGATCATTGGGGCCGGGCGCCGCGGTATGGATTTCTAAGCGATTTCCGGAGTGAAGAATCCGGAGACACCCGTGACGTCGACAGCATGAACAAGTTCCACTTGAATGTCATTCAGTTCTATGACTGGATGTACCGGCATGATGATCTGGTTCCGAAAGAGGATGAATTTATTGATCCGATGGGCCGGACGATGTCCTATAAGGTTGTCCGTGAGAAGGTCGCAGCCGTGCACGGTAAAGGAATGGCTGCCATGGCCTATGGGGCGGTATATGCAGGTCTTAAGGACTTCCTGCAGGCACGTCCGGAATGGGGACTGTATAACCGCCAGGGAGATCCGTTTCACTTAATAGATCTATTCTATATTATGGATATTACACCGGATTCGCCTTGGACCGATCATATTGTTGAACAGTTCCGTCAGGCCGTACAGGCCGGATTCGACGGAATTCATATGGATCAATACGGCTTTCCCAAGAAAGCCGTACGCCGGATCGGGGGGGAAGAAGAACTGGTCGATTTGGCGGAATGTTATCCGGCACTGATTAATCGGACCCATGCGGCCGTGAAGGAAATCAACGCAGAGGCTGGGGTTATTTTCAATAATGTGGGCAATTACCCTATAAGTAAGACGGCCTCGTCGGATCAGGAGGCGCTTTATATTGAAGTGTGGCCCCCTGTAGTCCGGTTACGTGAGCTTAAAGGGCTGATCGATCATGCGCGTTCATTGGACCCGCACAAGCCGGTTATCCTCTCCGCCTATCTGCCCTCCTTCTACCCGGAAGCCGGACATGACAAGGAATGGGCTGAGAACGGGGCGCTGCTGACGATGGCCTCCATATTCGCCAGCGGGGGATATCACCTCTTGCTGGGTGAGGATCATGGAATGCTGACTATGCCCTACTATCCCGATTATGCAGTGATGCGGCCTGAATTTGCCGTTGAGGTTAGACGTTACTATGATTTCATCGTGCGTTTTGGTGTGCTGATACAAGATGCGCAATTGGAAGATGTGTCTTATACCTATACCGCCGGGGTTAACACCGAGATTACCTTCGAAGGCAATGTGCCTTTTGCACCGAGTGGAGATATTGATTCCGTCTGGACGATCATTAAGCGAAAGCCGGGCTATCAGATTCTGCAGCTGATTAACCTTGCCGGTCTTGAAGATGATTATTGGGAGCATGGCAAGAAACAGCGGCCTGAAGCTCAAAATGATGTGGTGTGCACACTGCTGATCGAACAGCCGATTGAATGCATTTACACGGCCAGCCCGGATGATCAGGCCCAGGAAGTGATTGTCCTGGATTACGAGGTGGTTCCTCACGGGCAAGGACTTGCGGCCAGATTCACTTTGCCGTCCCTGCGCATCTGGTCCATGGTTGTAGTTAAATTTAGCTTACAGGAGTGA
- a CDS encoding glycoside hydrolase family 13 protein encodes MNNTKWWQTAVIYQIYPRSFQDSDGDGIGDLRGIITRLDYLEQLGITAIWLSPVYKSPNDDNGYDISDYQDIMTEFGTMDDMDELIEQARQRNIRIIMDLVVNHTSDEHPWFIEARTGKDNPYRDYYIWRDPVNGGVPNSLRSTFSGPAWELDEVSGQYFLHLFSRRQPDLNWENSKVRQEVWDMMNFWLDKGVGGFRMDVIDLVGKIPDQEITGNGPKLHEYLQEMNRETFGAHDVLTVGETWGATPEAAKLYSNPDRKELSMVFQFEHIGLDQQDGGEKWDLKPLDVCELKQVLAKWQTELGDEGWNSLFWNNHDLPRIVSRWGNDKQYRVQSAKMFAILLHLMKGTPYIYQGEELGMTNYPIQDISEAQDIEAINMYHERIGQGHAKEAIIQSINAKGRDNARTPMQWDATSNGGFTTGEPWLPVHPNYMEINMEANLNDPDSVFHCYRKLIELRKNNPIVVWGDFELVTGVPDQVFMYFRRYEGQTWLVTANFSGEPITLELPELGLAGEFIICNYSRDDVDFKQLQLRPYEAFAVVLA; translated from the coding sequence TTGAACAATACGAAATGGTGGCAGACCGCTGTAATTTATCAGATATATCCCAGAAGCTTTCAAGACAGCGACGGGGATGGAATCGGCGATCTCCGGGGGATTATTACCAGGCTGGACTATCTCGAACAGCTTGGCATTACCGCAATCTGGCTTAGTCCCGTATACAAGTCACCCAATGACGACAACGGCTATGACATCAGCGATTACCAGGATATTATGACCGAATTCGGAACCATGGATGACATGGATGAATTAATTGAACAGGCAAGGCAGCGCAATATCCGGATTATTATGGATCTGGTTGTCAATCATACCTCGGACGAGCACCCATGGTTCATTGAAGCCCGCACAGGAAAGGATAACCCGTACCGTGACTATTATATCTGGCGTGATCCGGTCAACGGCGGGGTTCCCAACTCCCTGCGTTCCACCTTCAGCGGACCGGCCTGGGAGCTCGACGAAGTCAGCGGCCAGTACTTTCTGCACTTGTTCAGCCGCAGACAGCCGGATCTGAACTGGGAGAACAGCAAGGTCCGCCAAGAGGTATGGGACATGATGAATTTCTGGCTGGATAAGGGTGTCGGCGGATTCCGCATGGACGTCATTGATCTGGTCGGCAAAATTCCCGATCAGGAGATCACAGGAAATGGTCCGAAGCTTCATGAATATCTGCAGGAGATGAACCGGGAGACCTTCGGAGCGCATGATGTTCTGACGGTGGGAGAGACCTGGGGGGCGACTCCGGAAGCAGCCAAGCTCTACTCCAATCCGGACCGCAAGGAGCTGTCGATGGTGTTCCAGTTCGAGCACATCGGTCTGGATCAGCAGGACGGGGGAGAGAAGTGGGATCTGAAGCCCCTGGATGTATGTGAATTGAAGCAGGTGCTGGCAAAATGGCAGACCGAGCTGGGGGACGAGGGCTGGAACAGTCTGTTCTGGAACAATCATGATTTGCCGAGAATTGTATCCCGTTGGGGCAATGACAAGCAGTACCGTGTGCAGAGCGCCAAAATGTTCGCCATTCTCCTGCATTTGATGAAGGGCACGCCGTACATTTATCAGGGCGAGGAGCTCGGCATGACCAATTATCCGATTCAGGATATCAGCGAAGCGCAGGATATTGAGGCCATCAATATGTATCATGAACGGATCGGGCAAGGACATGCCAAGGAAGCTATCATTCAGTCCATTAATGCGAAGGGAAGAGATAACGCCCGGACTCCGATGCAATGGGATGCCACAAGTAACGGAGGATTTACAACCGGAGAGCCATGGCTGCCTGTACATCCGAATTATATGGAAATTAATATGGAAGCAAATCTGAACGACCCGGATTCAGTGTTCCATTGCTACCGTAAGCTGATTGAACTGCGGAAGAACAACCCGATTGTGGTATGGGGCGATTTCGAACTGGTGACCGGCGTACCGGATCAGGTGTTCATGTACTTCCGCCGCTATGAAGGGCAGACCTGGCTGGTGACGGCCAACTTCAGCGGGGAGCCCATCACGCTGGAATTGCCGGAGCTGGGTCTTGCCGGAGAATTCATTATCTGCAACTATTCCAGAGATGATGTGGACTTTAAGCAGCTGCAATTACGGCCTTACGAAGCTTTTGCAGTCGTACTTGCCTAG
- a CDS encoding PspA/IM30 family protein codes for MSIFQRITTLTKAAIHEGLNKLEDPILLTGQYLRDLEDKITDAESKQREFKAAASVLERRIYEYQVLAERSEAEAVQAMSEGNEPAARAAVMAKLRYTESGQECTAGLQETQATLASLEVQLANVKEEHKRLKAKRAELAERARKAAEIKHSAQASASSTPGGYRGQVLNAGSASRGFERMEDKIAMQEALAEQSGLAAAAASNPESPLNSAVEAELERLRNRK; via the coding sequence ATGAGTATATTCCAAAGAATCACCACGCTGACCAAAGCTGCTATCCACGAGGGACTGAACAAATTGGAAGATCCGATCCTGCTGACCGGTCAATATCTGCGGGATCTGGAGGATAAAATCACGGACGCCGAGAGCAAACAACGTGAATTCAAAGCCGCTGCCAGTGTGCTGGAGCGCCGCATCTATGAATATCAGGTGCTTGCAGAACGCAGCGAAGCGGAAGCTGTTCAAGCGATGAGCGAAGGCAATGAGCCGGCAGCACGCGCTGCGGTAATGGCTAAACTGCGCTATACAGAGAGCGGGCAGGAATGCACCGCCGGACTGCAGGAGACCCAGGCCACACTTGCTTCGCTTGAGGTGCAGCTGGCTAATGTGAAGGAAGAGCATAAACGTCTCAAAGCCAAAAGAGCCGAGTTGGCTGAACGCGCCCGCAAAGCTGCTGAAATCAAGCATTCGGCTCAAGCCAGCGCCTCCAGCACCCCCGGTGGATACCGCGGTCAGGTCTTGAACGCCGGCAGCGCATCCCGCGGCTTCGAACGGATGGAAGACAAGATTGCCATGCAGGAAGCACTTGCTGAGCAATCCGGGCTGGCGGCAGCTGCCGCTTCCAACCCGGAATCTCCACTGAATAGCGCGGTTGAAGCCGAGCTTGAGCGCCTGCGTAACCGCAAATAA
- a CDS encoding PspC domain-containing protein, producing MKKLYRSVTDSKLTGLCGGLARWLNVDTTLVRLLVAAAAVFSFGTVLVLYVIGSVIVPKESYGGFTDGFDY from the coding sequence ATGAAAAAATTATACCGTTCCGTAACTGACAGCAAACTTACAGGCTTATGCGGAGGATTGGCGCGCTGGCTGAACGTTGACACCACCCTTGTTAGATTGCTCGTAGCCGCCGCTGCCGTTTTTAGCTTCGGTACCGTCCTGGTCCTCTATGTCATCGGCAGTGTCATCGTGCCCAAAGAATCCTACGGCGGCTTCACTGACGGTTTCGACTATTAA
- a CDS encoding YfbR-like 5'-deoxynucleotidase: MGIHKYFRSLNELERIIRCPGKFKFEEHSVAAHSWKVVQYAKTLADIEEKHGAVIDWKKLYEITSSHDYGEIFIGDIKTPVKHSSLQLRSLIQQVEEGMIDNFIKEHIPDEFKSIFYHQLREGKDESIEGLILEVADKMDQVYEAFAELQRGNTEKEFVVMYRNALIKIKNIDLKCVEYFLAEILPDMVNEETLSPIDIKRITEEALAL; encoded by the coding sequence ATGGGAATTCACAAGTATTTTCGCTCTCTGAACGAACTGGAACGCATCATCCGCTGTCCGGGCAAATTCAAATTCGAGGAGCACAGCGTAGCAGCTCATTCCTGGAAGGTCGTACAATATGCCAAAACACTGGCTGATATTGAAGAGAAACACGGTGCGGTCATCGACTGGAAGAAGCTGTACGAGATTACGAGCAGCCATGATTACGGGGAGATTTTTATCGGGGATATCAAAACTCCGGTGAAGCACTCCTCACTCCAGCTAAGGTCGCTGATTCAGCAGGTTGAGGAGGGCATGATCGACAACTTCATCAAGGAGCATATCCCGGATGAGTTCAAAAGTATCTTCTACCATCAGCTGCGCGAGGGCAAGGACGAGTCGATTGAAGGCTTGATTCTGGAGGTTGCCGACAAGATGGATCAGGTGTATGAAGCTTTTGCCGAGCTGCAAAGAGGGAACACGGAGAAGGAATTTGTGGTGATGTACCGCAACGCCCTGATCAAGATCAAGAACATTGATCTTAAGTGTGTCGAGTATTTCCTGGCAGAGATTCTGCCGGATATGGTGAATGAGGAAACGCTGTCCCCGATTGATATCAAACGCATTACGGAAGAGGCGCTGGCTCTGTAG
- the uvrA gene encoding excinuclease ABC subunit UvrA gives MAGFPVNTGGLQLHQYITVSGARENNLKNISLNIPRNQFVVFTGVSGSGKSSLAFDTLYAEGQMRYVESLSSYARQFLGLMGKPDVDAIDGLSPAIAIEQKTTSGNPRSTVGTVTEIYDYLRLLWSKIGIPHCPSCGRIIQRQSVDQIVEQIAGLPEGTKYEVLAPMVRNKKGTHQHIFEQAKVNGYVRVRVNGVVNHVTDPISLDKNKKHSIEIVIDRLIVKDMDVQRLADSLEHAFALSGDLVIIHQSASGEEVTYSQSYACPHCEVSLPELSPRMFSFNNHEGACPACTGLGSYLKVDPDKIMPDISRSIHSGGIIANGWSNVKTNSFCKMYYEALGEKYGFDFDTPLQELPPEAMNALLYGTNGEKLEVHHSSDALRKYVKEAFEGIVNNLERRYRETPSEAMKKELEEYMSVLPCPHCHGDRLSPVVLGVKIGGKSIAEFCHLPVEAAVDFIAGLSLTAADAEIAGTILQEIDARFQFLNNVGLNYLTLSRAAGTLSGGESQRIRLATQLGSGLMGVLYILDEPSIGLHQRDNDRLLLALKKMRDLGNTLIVVEHDEDTIRQADWIVDIGPNAGIHGGEVVAQGSLEDILAESNSITGQYLSRSKQISVPEERRSGNGKQLTITGAAANNLKGITVSIPLGTLTCVTGVSGSGKSSLVNEILYKKLASTLNRAHTIPGEHQSIDGIEHLDKVINIDQKPIGRTPRSNPATYTGVFDNIRTLFSLTNEAKVRAYGPGRFSFNIKGGRCEACAGDGLIKVEMHFLPDVYVQCSICKGRRYSRETLEVHYKGKSIADVLDLTAQEAVQFFGNIPKIRKKLEALCIVGLGYIKLGQSSTTLSGGEAQRVKLAAELLKPATGSTLYVMDEPTTGLHFADVHQLIDVLHSLTDAGNTVVVIEHNLELIKNADYIIDLGPEGGADGGEIVCTGTPEEVAVHEKSYTGKYLNKEMGRR, from the coding sequence ATGGCCGGGTTTCCGGTCAATACTGGAGGACTACAATTGCATCAATATATAACGGTAAGCGGAGCTAGAGAAAATAACCTGAAGAATATCAGCCTTAACATTCCGCGTAATCAGTTTGTAGTGTTCACCGGAGTGAGCGGCTCGGGTAAATCAAGCCTGGCTTTTGATACGCTCTACGCCGAAGGACAGATGCGTTATGTGGAATCTTTGTCATCCTACGCCCGGCAATTCCTGGGACTGATGGGCAAGCCGGATGTGGATGCTATTGACGGGCTGTCACCAGCCATCGCCATTGAACAGAAAACCACCTCGGGCAATCCGCGTTCCACCGTAGGAACAGTAACAGAGATTTATGATTATTTGCGTTTATTATGGTCCAAGATCGGAATCCCGCATTGCCCGTCCTGCGGGCGGATCATTCAGCGGCAATCCGTGGACCAGATTGTTGAACAAATTGCGGGGCTTCCGGAAGGAACTAAATATGAGGTACTGGCGCCAATGGTCCGGAACAAAAAAGGTACGCATCAGCATATATTCGAGCAGGCTAAGGTAAACGGATATGTCCGTGTACGGGTGAACGGCGTAGTTAATCATGTAACAGACCCCATTTCCCTGGACAAGAATAAAAAGCACTCCATCGAAATTGTTATCGACCGGCTGATCGTGAAAGACATGGATGTTCAGCGGCTGGCCGATTCTCTGGAGCATGCGTTTGCCCTGTCAGGGGATCTGGTGATCATTCACCAGAGTGCCAGCGGTGAAGAGGTAACGTATTCGCAGAGCTACGCCTGCCCGCATTGTGAAGTGTCTCTGCCGGAGCTATCCCCACGCATGTTCTCTTTCAATAACCATGAAGGGGCTTGCCCGGCCTGTACAGGTCTGGGGTCATATCTGAAGGTTGATCCGGATAAAATTATGCCGGACATCAGCCGCTCCATCCATTCCGGCGGGATTATCGCGAACGGCTGGAGTAATGTGAAGACCAACTCTTTTTGCAAAATGTACTATGAGGCCTTGGGTGAAAAATATGGCTTCGACTTCGACACTCCGCTGCAGGAGCTGCCGCCAGAGGCTATGAACGCGCTGCTGTACGGGACTAACGGCGAGAAGCTTGAAGTGCACCATTCAAGTGATGCGCTACGGAAATATGTCAAAGAAGCCTTCGAAGGCATTGTCAACAACCTGGAGCGGCGTTACCGGGAGACTCCATCCGAAGCGATGAAGAAGGAACTGGAGGAATATATGTCCGTCCTGCCTTGCCCCCATTGTCATGGTGACCGTCTGTCACCTGTTGTGCTTGGTGTGAAGATCGGCGGTAAAAGTATTGCAGAGTTCTGCCATTTGCCGGTGGAGGCTGCGGTAGACTTTATTGCCGGGCTTAGCCTGACTGCTGCGGATGCGGAGATTGCCGGTACCATCCTGCAGGAGATTGATGCCCGGTTCCAGTTCCTGAATAATGTCGGACTAAATTATCTGACGCTCTCGAGAGCCGCCGGAACGTTATCGGGAGGTGAAAGCCAGCGTATCCGTCTGGCTACACAGCTCGGTTCCGGTCTTATGGGTGTCCTCTATATTCTCGACGAGCCGTCGATCGGCCTGCATCAACGGGATAATGACCGCCTGCTGCTGGCGCTGAAGAAGATGCGCGACCTCGGCAATACACTAATTGTAGTGGAGCATGATGAAGATACGATCCGCCAGGCGGACTGGATTGTCGATATAGGTCCCAATGCCGGAATACACGGCGGTGAGGTTGTAGCGCAGGGTTCCCTTGAAGATATACTGGCTGAATCCAACTCGATCACTGGCCAGTACCTGTCCCGCAGTAAACAAATATCCGTCCCGGAAGAGCGGCGGAGCGGGAACGGCAAACAGTTGACTATTACCGGAGCTGCCGCCAACAATCTGAAGGGGATTACGGTATCTATTCCCTTAGGCACGTTAACCTGTGTGACCGGGGTTTCCGGCTCAGGCAAATCCAGTCTGGTCAACGAAATCCTGTACAAGAAGCTGGCTTCTACACTTAATCGGGCTCATACGATTCCCGGGGAACATCAGAGTATCGACGGGATAGAGCATCTCGACAAAGTTATTAATATCGATCAGAAGCCGATCGGGCGTACTCCGCGTTCTAATCCGGCTACCTATACAGGGGTGTTCGATAATATCCGTACCTTGTTCTCGCTGACGAATGAGGCCAAGGTTCGTGCCTACGGCCCGGGGAGGTTCTCCTTCAATATCAAGGGCGGCCGGTGTGAAGCCTGTGCGGGGGACGGACTGATCAAGGTGGAGATGCATTTTCTGCCGGATGTGTATGTGCAGTGCAGCATCTGCAAGGGACGGAGATACAGCCGGGAGACGCTTGAGGTGCATTATAAAGGTAAAAGCATCGCGGATGTGCTGGACTTGACCGCTCAGGAAGCCGTCCAGTTCTTTGGCAATATTCCGAAGATCCGTAAAAAGCTTGAGGCTCTTTGCATCGTTGGCCTCGGTTATATCAAGCTGGGCCAATCCTCCACGACCTTGTCAGGCGGCGAGGCGCAGCGGGTGAAGCTGGCGGCAGAGCTGCTTAAGCCGGCTACCGGCTCCACGCTATATGTGATGGATGAGCCGACGACCGGATTGCATTTTGCCGATGTGCACCAGTTAATTGATGTACTGCATTCCCTGACCGATGCCGGCAACACCGTAGTGGTCATTGAACATAATCTGGAGCTGATCAAGAATGCTGATTACATTATTGATCTCGGCCCGGAGGGCGGCGCGGATGGGGGAGAGATCGTCTGTACAGGAACTCCTGAAGAGGTTGCGGTGCATGAGAAGAGTTATACTGGCAAATATCTGAACAAAGAGATGGGGAGAAGATGA
- a CDS encoding pentapeptide repeat-containing protein has protein sequence MYQYKDREFTRVHFDGQDLRYGELISCTFEKCTFMNTSMEEIDTSYCRFIECDFKGVSLNSSIHNESAFENCKFNGANLFVSKFIACKMTGSDFSGAQVDGITIDGGDWSYTNLRHANLSKQDLRGVRFFEADFTDTDLTKADLRDCNLERVSLGRAKLAGADLRGANLQGVDLKALDVKGARMDLEQAALFMRSYGAKVD, from the coding sequence ATGTATCAATATAAAGACCGCGAATTTACCCGTGTCCATTTTGACGGGCAGGATTTGCGTTATGGTGAGCTGATCAGCTGCACTTTTGAGAAATGTACGTTTATGAACACTTCTATGGAAGAAATCGATACCAGCTACTGCCGGTTCATTGAATGCGACTTCAAGGGTGTCAGCCTGAACTCCTCGATTCATAACGAGTCCGCTTTTGAGAATTGCAAATTTAACGGCGCGAATCTCTTTGTCTCCAAATTTATCGCCTGCAAAATGACCGGCTCGGACTTCTCCGGCGCCCAGGTGGACGGCATTACCATTGACGGTGGAGACTGGTCGTACACAAATCTGCGGCATGCCAATCTGAGTAAACAGGACCTGCGCGGAGTACGTTTCTTCGAGGCCGACTTCACCGATACCGACCTGACGAAGGCAGATCTCAGAGACTGCAATCTGGAGCGGGTATCTCTGGGCCGGGCCAAGCTTGCAGGGGCCGACCTGCGGGGAGCGAATCTGCAGGGTGTTGACCTGAAGGCACTGGATGTAAAAGGCGCACGGATGGATCTGGAACAGGCTGCTCTGTTCATGCGTTCCTACGGGGCGAAGGTGGATTGA